Genomic segment of Calditrichota bacterium:
CGCTTCAGGTCCCAACACGCCGTCTATGCTCTCGAGCTCCTCCGGAGAAAATTCTAGGTTGCCCAGCGCCTGGACATTGGCCTCAAGCTGCGCAACCCGGCTCGCCCCGACGAGGGCCGAGGTCATGTGCGGGTGCCGCAATACCCAGGCGATGGCCATCTGCGCCAAACTCTGGCCGCGACGTTTGGCGATCTCATTGAGGCGGCGCACCTTGGCCAGCGTCTCCTCCGTCAGCTGCGCTGGTCGCAGGAAACCATGCGGCTTGGCAGCCCGCGCATCAGGCGGAATTCCTTGCAAGTAGCGATCGCTGAGCACCCCCTGCGCCAGAGGCGAAAAGGCGATGCACCCGATGCCAAGCTCTTCGAGGGTAGCCAGCAGGCCATCTTCGGCCCGGCGGTCGAGCATGTTGTACTTGGGCTGGTGAATCAGACAGCGCACACCCAGCTGCTCCAGGATTGCTGCGGCCTGGCGCGTCTGCTCAACACCATAGTTGGAAATGCCCACATACAAGGCCTTCCCCTGGTGCACGGCGTGCGCCAGTGCGCCCATGGTCTCCTCAAGCGGCGTGTCGGGATCGAAACGGTGGCTGTAGAAGATGTCCACATAGTCCAGCCGCAGCCGCCTGAGGCTCTGGTCAAGGCTGGCCAGCAGGTACTTGCGCGAACCCCACTCGCCGTACGGGCCCGGCCACATGAGGTAGCCTGCCTTGGTGGAGATGACCAACTCGTCGCGATGACCGGCAAGGTCCTGGTGGAGGATCTTGCCGAAATTCTCTTCGGCACTCCCCGGCGGGGGACCGTAGTTGTTGGCCAAGTCGAAGTGGGTGATGCCCAAGTCGAATGCGCGCAAGATGATGGCCCGAGCGGTGGAAAAGTCGTCTACACCGCCGAAATTGTGCCACAGACCCAGCGAAACAGCCGGCAACTTGAGCCCACTCCTGCCACACCGGCGGTAGTTCATCCTGTCGTAGCGGCTTGCGTCCTCTTGCATCTCTCATCTCCCGAGGTGCTCAGGCGGTAACTGTCCTGCGTAGGGGCTCACTTCGCTCCATCTGGTTCGCTGCAAGAACCCGCACGAGATCGCCTTGACTCCTCCGCGTGGTTAGTCGGAACAGGGCTCCCACCTGCCGGGCACCTCATCAGCCGAAGAAGAAAAACTTCCGCTTCTTGACGCCCAATCGGCGCAAGTAGGCATCCAACTCGGGCAACGGCCGGTCAGGCGGACGTAGCACTCTGGCGGCCGAGGTGAAAGTCTCAATGGGGAATCGCACGCGCAAAAGCTCAAAGTTCTTGTCAAAGTCATTCACCGGTAGGGCGCGGCCTGCCAACCAGCCGAAGGCATCCAGCAGCGCGCCGAGCCCCTTCTTGCGGAAGGAGATCACGGGTATGGGATAGTCGCTGCCGTAGAGAAAGCGATGCGGCATCCTCTTGGCCAAAGGCAGCACCTTGGCGACGTACTCGAATCTGCCCGGGAGGCAGAAAGCCGACATATCTGCGTAGAGCGGCACAGTGGCGGCCACTTGCGCCACGCGCTGAAGGAGAAGGTCAAACACCTGCTCCCAGTACTCGTTATGCCGGTCGAAGAGCGGGCCCAGTGGCGTGGCTGCGTGCGCCACAATGACGGTGGCCCCGTTCTCCAAGGCGAGCGAAATCCCATCGCCGGGACGTGAACCCTAGCGCCCGGCGGCGGCGTTGAAAAGGAGTTCATCTGTAGTGTCCAGCACCGTGGGGATGGTCTCCTCAGGGCCCACATGCATGAGAAGCGGCAAGCCCAGCAACGCCAAGGCGCGATAGAAGCGCACCGCCAACGGGTGCGTCGGGTCAATGCACTGGGCGGAGGGCAACCACTTGCACAGGACTGCTCCGTCTCGGGCGCAGTCCCACAGGCGCTCCAGCGCATCCGGCGCGTAGGGATGCACCGAACAGCCGAAAAGAAACACCGGATAGATGCGCGCCAGACCAGCGCAGTAGTCGTTGGCAACGTAGAGGTGGGTCGCTTCGCGCCGCAGCTGGCCATCTTCGCCATAGACCGCGTCCAGCGCCAACAGCACTGCCTTGTCCACGTGCCGCGACTCGCGCACCTGGCTGAAGAGCACACTCACATAACGCGGCCCAGTGATGCGCTCTTCGCTCAGCTTGGTCACCAGCTTCACCCCTTCGAAGGAGGCGGATTTCTTGAACTCCTCGGAGACGTAGTACATCTCCTCGTTCTCCCCCGCTGGTCCGGCAATGTGCACGTGCGTGTCAATGACGTCCGTGGGCGAAAAGGAGCGGGGCATTCCTCTGCCCATGGTCATCCTCCACGATTCCGCTGACCGCGGTTCTCAG
This window contains:
- the mgrA gene encoding L-glyceraldehyde 3-phosphate reductase; amino-acid sequence: MQEDASRYDRMNYRRCGRSGLKLPAVSLGLWHNFGGVDDFSTARAIILRAFDLGITHFDLANNYGPPPGSAEENFGKILHQDLAGHRDELVISTKAGYLMWPGPYGEWGSRKYLLASLDQSLRRLRLDYVDIFYSHRFDPDTPLEETMGALAHAVHQGKALYVGISNYGVEQTRQAAAILEQLGVRCLIHQPKYNMLDRRAEDGLLATLEELGIGCIAFSPLAQGVLSDRYLQGIPPDARAAKPHGFLRPAQLTEETLAKVRRLNEIAKRRGQSLAQMAIAWVLRHPHMTSALVGASRVAQLEANVQALGNLEFSPEELESIDGVLGPEA